One region of Bacteroidota bacterium genomic DNA includes:
- a CDS encoding NAD-dependent epimerase/dehydratase family protein, whose protein sequence is MSLKNKRIFLTGGAGFIGSTLVSKLYKDNEILIYDNFSRDSLKYKNLKSKNITIVKGDVLDLDLIKKTVEGFQPQVAVHLAAIAGIDTVIKSPVRTLEVNMVGTFNFLRALQKYSSKLERVLDFSTSEVLGSYAYKSTELSDTNFAPVGEARWTYSIGKVAGEHLVHSFYKEYGYPAVTIRPFNIYGAGQVGEGAIHVFIKNAVRNKTIEIHGDGDQIRSWCYVDDMIDGLFLCLTKKQAIGEIFNIGNPKGTITISSLAEKIVSICKSKSKIKYIPKNYVDVELRIPSIEKAKELLGFMPKVDLNEGIRRASLFYKKYS, encoded by the coding sequence TTGAGTTTAAAAAATAAAAGAATATTTTTAACAGGCGGCGCAGGATTTATAGGAAGCACTTTAGTTTCTAAGTTATACAAAGATAATGAAATTTTAATTTACGATAACTTTTCAAGAGACTCTCTTAAATACAAAAATTTAAAATCAAAGAATATCACAATTGTAAAAGGTGATGTCTTAGATTTAGATTTAATTAAAAAAACAGTTGAAGGCTTTCAGCCTCAGGTCGCAGTGCATCTTGCTGCTATCGCAGGAATCGATACTGTTATCAAAAGTCCGGTAAGAACTCTTGAAGTAAATATGGTTGGCACATTTAACTTTTTGAGAGCTTTGCAAAAATATTCCTCGAAGCTTGAACGAGTTCTTGATTTTTCTACCAGTGAAGTACTTGGTTCATATGCGTACAAATCGACTGAGCTATCCGATACTAACTTTGCTCCTGTCGGCGAAGCGCGATGGACATATTCCATAGGCAAAGTAGCCGGTGAACATCTTGTTCACTCATTTTATAAAGAATACGGTTATCCCGCGGTCACTATCAGACCGTTCAATATTTACGGGGCTGGTCAGGTTGGCGAGGGTGCAATACATGTATTCATAAAAAATGCAGTCAGGAATAAAACGATTGAAATTCATGGCGACGGAGATCAAATTCGTTCATGGTGTTATGTAGATGATATGATTGACGGATTGTTTTTATGTCTTACTAAGAAACAGGCGATAGGAGAGATATTCAATATTGGAAATCCTAAAGGGACGATAACTATTTCATCGCTTGCAGAAAAAATTGTTTCAATATGTAAATCAAAATCTAAGATAAAATATATACCTAAAAATTATGTAGATGTTGAGCTTAGAATTCCAAGCATTGAAAAAGCAAAAGAACTTCTGGGATTTATGCCTAAAGTTGATTTAAATGAAGGTATAAGAAGAGCAAGTTTGTTTTATAAAAAGTATTCATAA
- a CDS encoding methionyl-tRNA formyltransferase has protein sequence MKFFILIHSVSSLVCLNKLIKKGYAPDLVIAHDKYEREKLDKVFFTPVKKLCKRFNIKFIESDYPNDFKVDVRNYEIGFCVGYMKILRKDFFEIPKYGIFNLHCGKLPEYRGRAPISRTIMNGDENLIASLHKIDEGVDSGPVAIETKIKITLKDDVNTLYEKFSENSYKSIVELLKILKNGKLKLRKQRTTNRKPYTRLTEEECRIDWGKGQLTVFNKIRALKFPYPGAFTKLKDKKYIINDAVITKRNVSGKPGMIREVKSDAIYITVKSGVIKASDIYCGGKKVNIVKEFLTGDKFI, from the coding sequence ATGAAGTTCTTTATTCTGATTCATTCCGTTTCGAGTCTTGTTTGTCTTAACAAATTAATTAAAAAAGGTTATGCGCCTGATTTAGTTATAGCTCACGATAAATATGAAAGAGAAAAGTTAGATAAAGTATTTTTCACTCCTGTAAAAAAGCTTTGTAAGAGATTCAATATAAAGTTCATAGAATCCGATTACCCCAATGATTTTAAAGTTGATGTAAGAAATTATGAAATAGGTTTTTGTGTCGGGTACATGAAAATTCTAAGAAAAGATTTTTTTGAAATTCCGAAGTACGGAATATTCAATCTTCACTGTGGAAAGCTGCCTGAATACAGAGGGCGCGCGCCGATTTCCAGAACCATTATGAACGGCGATGAGAATTTAATAGCATCGCTGCACAAAATTGATGAAGGTGTTGATTCAGGTCCGGTTGCAATCGAAACTAAAATAAAAATCACTTTAAAAGACGACGTAAATACTCTCTATGAAAAATTTAGTGAAAATTCTTATAAAAGTATAGTTGAACTGCTAAAAATTTTAAAGAACGGAAAATTAAAATTAAGAAAACAAAGAACAACTAACAGAAAACCATACACAAGATTAACTGAGGAGGAATGCAGGATTGACTGGGGTAAAGGACAATTAACTGTCTTTAATAAAATTCGCGCACTGAAGTTTCCTTATCCGGGAGCATTTACTAAGTTGAAAGATAAGAAATATATTATAAATGATGCAGTTATTACTAAAAGAAATGTTTCTGGGAAACCGGGTATGATAAGAGAAGTAAAAAGTGATGCTATATATATAACTGTAAAGAGCGGGGTAATAAAAGCAAGCGACATTTACTGCGGAGGAAAGAAGGTAAATATTGTTAAAGAATTTTTAACGGGAGATAAATTTATTTAA
- a CDS encoding amidohydrolase family protein codes for MKIIDAHIHIGKWSEIFLNLESTVDEAVAELKKSGIDEAICMPTDRTSNTELLSEIKSRTDYKFYFNAWINPKDAELDEFLEKNISDVHFFKIHPSIDKLKITDPSFEKYLYLASEKKIPIVVHCGRWKEMAGYEICLEAAKKFPDLRLILAHLGGDQPSICTQCAKDVKAGGYENVYLGTESVREFYFVNEVVKTLGAERVLFGSDYNLGLPASYLPIIDRLKVSNEEKELIYSGNAMKLLQKL; via the coding sequence ATGAAAATAATTGATGCACATATACATATTGGCAAGTGGAGCGAGATTTTTTTAAATCTTGAATCTACAGTTGATGAAGCAGTCGCTGAGTTAAAAAAATCAGGAATTGATGAAGCCATTTGTATGCCTACAGATAGAACTTCGAACACAGAGCTTCTTTCTGAAATAAAATCACGAACTGATTATAAGTTTTATTTTAATGCCTGGATAAATCCTAAGGATGCAGAATTAGATGAGTTTCTAGAAAAAAATATTTCCGATGTTCATTTTTTTAAAATTCATCCTTCTATAGATAAATTAAAAATTACAGATCCATCATTTGAAAAATATTTATATCTTGCTTCAGAAAAGAAAATTCCGATAGTTGTTCATTGCGGAAGATGGAAAGAAATGGCAGGATATGAAATCTGTCTGGAAGCAGCAAAGAAATTTCCGGACTTGAGATTAATTCTTGCTCATCTTGGCGGAGACCAGCCTTCAATATGTACGCAATGTGCCAAAGATGTTAAGGCAGGGGGATATGAGAATGTTTACCTTGGTACTGAGTCAGTAAGAGAATTTTATTTTGTAAATGAAGTGGTGAAAACTCTCGGTGCAGAAAGAGTTTTATTCGGCAGTGATTACAATTTAGGATTACCTGCATCTTACCTCCCTATAATTGACAGACTAAAAGTCAGCAATGAAGAGAAAGAGCTGATATATTCAGGCAACGCAATGAAGCTGCTTCAGAAATTGTAA
- a CDS encoding polysaccharide biosynthesis C-terminal domain-containing protein: MAKSPIKTLLSHTAIYGVGLVLNKSLGFLLLPVYTNYFTPGDWGVFNIVWSLWIFLSVLYSLGFENSFMKYFIEEKNKAKKSVIYSSILAALLISSFIFSVCIYFGANTINNLLHFEDTIKGVFLIKVLAVLLFFDTIYRIPLLLLRAELNTKVYTYLTIVTLIINLGLNLFLIIVQHYGIEAIFYSYIVSVFVTTVICLFVTGPYLTLKISFNEIKRQLSFGFKFIFIGLFILVIDISDRFFLKYYYNESVVGVYSANYRLGTVMSLIISAYKFSWTPYFMNLSENPDNKNIISKIFTYFVFTGLFLFLFFSFFIAPIVQLKISGYYILNEAYWSGLKIIPIILLSYFFSGLHSNLTVAPFFSDRTDVLLKISIIGLAANLGLNLWLIPNYGMTGAALSTLFTYVIMFVVLYIQSQQLFRIDFDLRKLGIISLLTIISYFAVFFLQSNYFKNPLYHSIIAIVILSLFLLFCVKFNIIQFNYLKKIFVREKT, encoded by the coding sequence ATGGCTAAGTCACCTATAAAAACATTGCTTTCGCATACTGCAATTTATGGAGTAGGATTAGTGCTCAATAAATCGCTTGGCTTTTTATTGCTCCCTGTTTATACAAATTATTTTACTCCGGGTGACTGGGGAGTTTTTAATATTGTCTGGTCACTATGGATTTTTCTTTCAGTGCTATACAGCCTTGGATTCGAAAATTCATTCATGAAGTACTTTATTGAAGAAAAAAATAAAGCAAAAAAATCCGTTATTTATTCTTCCATACTAGCTGCATTATTGATATCATCTTTTATCTTTTCAGTTTGTATTTATTTCGGCGCCAATACTATAAACAACCTTCTTCATTTCGAAGATACCATAAAGGGAGTGTTTCTTATCAAAGTTCTTGCAGTTCTCCTATTCTTTGATACCATTTACAGAATTCCTTTGCTTCTGCTGCGCGCTGAGCTCAACACAAAAGTTTATACATACCTTACAATTGTAACACTTATCATAAATCTAGGATTAAATCTTTTTCTAATAATCGTCCAGCACTATGGTATTGAAGCAATTTTCTACAGCTATATCGTTTCGGTTTTTGTCACTACAGTTATTTGTTTGTTTGTTACCGGCCCTTATCTGACACTAAAAATTTCATTCAACGAAATTAAAAGACAGCTTTCGTTCGGTTTTAAATTTATTTTTATTGGTCTTTTTATTTTAGTAATAGATATTTCGGATAGATTTTTTCTCAAGTATTATTACAACGAAAGCGTTGTTGGTGTGTACAGCGCAAATTACAGACTTGGTACGGTTATGAGTTTAATAATTTCAGCTTATAAATTTTCGTGGACTCCGTATTTCATGAATCTTTCCGAAAATCCCGATAACAAAAATATTATTTCAAAAATATTCACCTACTTTGTATTTACAGGTTTATTTTTATTTCTTTTCTTTTCCTTTTTCATTGCACCGATTGTTCAGTTAAAAATCAGCGGCTATTATATTCTCAACGAAGCTTACTGGAGCGGTCTGAAAATCATTCCTATAATTTTGCTTTCATATTTTTTCTCGGGACTTCATTCAAACTTAACAGTCGCCCCATTCTTTTCTGACAGGACAGATGTACTGCTTAAAATTTCCATTATTGGATTAGCTGCAAATCTGGGATTGAACTTATGGCTAATTCCGAATTACGGAATGACCGGGGCAGCTCTTTCTACTTTGTTTACTTATGTAATAATGTTCGTTGTACTTTATATCCAGTCTCAGCAATTATTCAGAATTGATTTTGATTTAAGAAAATTAGGGATTATCTCTCTTTTAACTATCATTTCTTATTTCGCAGTTTTTTTTCTGCAAAGTAATTATTTTAAAAATCCACTTTACCATAGTATAATTGCTATAGTAATATTAAGCTTATTTTTACTTTTTTGCGTAAAATTTAATATAATTCAGTTTAATTACCTAAAGAAAATCTTTGTTAGAGAGAAGACTTAA
- a CDS encoding TonB-dependent receptor, protein MKSLKVLSAILFIFICFQNIFAEEYYSVSGNIIDSETNTSLHLAEVRMEELSISTTSNTKGEFEFNTIPPGNYHFIVSLTGYKSNTFLIYINANTTNLEFKLEKTLIETPTIDVTSSFTPTEIKNSTFSLSTISLRELTKHRGEILASTIENIPGINNISTGISLGKPVIRGLTSLGVIIVHDGVKHESQQWGDEHAPEVSLYDLDRIEILRGPASLVYGSDAIGGVINIISKPLQFSSGKKSILYGGFDAAGYSVNEQKTGNLTLGYGLSNWGVKGHLGYRSNNDTKTPDGVLITNSINPDIKDTITGGLLSNSGAKELEGGVSFGTIGKYGQIVAGFELFNRDIQMHDIDPLSTANQKIRTKQFELSGEFSLNKKLILEPVISYQIQSRKEFETNTDKDEDNASLNLEMKNFQSDLRLQHILTKDISGTIGASLTSTINETLGIEKLIPNYNSSAIGFYVSEKMQKKYFSVSIGGRFDTKNLNVENTVFETDSLGNTLKSVSDRNLKFNAFTGSLGIVTHPVSNIDLFANLGRGWRAPSEFELFVDGEHEGTGRNEKGLITLDSTSNPNPESSWNIDLGLRANFKKINASLSFFNNIINDFIYPAPTGIFDSTAMLPVYNLRQAKGVFWGFEYSLQIQPVNFILLSLTGDYVTAKNDATGNYLPLIPPAKNIIEVKFQERQFGNSIYNPYFSFSTKIVSAQNQVNPLETSTDGYVLLKTGIGFDFVLSKSIASMDFSIDNLADTKYVDHLSRYKTYAMNPGRSFNLKLSAPFNF, encoded by the coding sequence ATGAAAAGTTTAAAAGTCCTTTCAGCCATACTATTTATTTTTATCTGCTTTCAGAATATTTTTGCTGAAGAATATTATTCGGTTTCAGGAAATATTATCGATTCCGAGACAAACACTTCTCTTCATTTAGCCGAAGTCAGAATGGAAGAGCTTTCAATATCCACAACTTCAAATACAAAAGGAGAGTTTGAATTTAATACAATTCCTCCGGGAAACTATCACTTTATAGTTTCTTTGACGGGTTATAAATCTAATACTTTTTTAATTTACATTAATGCGAACACAACCAATCTTGAGTTCAAACTGGAAAAGACGCTAATCGAAACTCCCACAATAGATGTTACAAGTTCTTTCACTCCAACCGAAATAAAAAACAGTACTTTTTCTTTATCTACAATCAGTCTGCGTGAACTTACAAAGCATCGCGGAGAAATTTTAGCATCTACAATAGAAAATATTCCCGGTATAAATAATATTTCCACCGGCATATCACTTGGAAAGCCGGTCATCAGAGGACTAACTTCACTGGGAGTGATAATTGTTCACGACGGAGTAAAACATGAATCTCAGCAATGGGGAGATGAACACGCTCCCGAAGTTTCGTTATACGATCTTGATAGGATTGAAATTCTCCGCGGACCTGCCAGCCTTGTTTACGGTTCAGATGCAATCGGAGGAGTTATAAATATAATTTCTAAACCGCTGCAATTCTCTTCAGGGAAAAAGAGTATTCTTTACGGAGGATTTGATGCTGCAGGTTACTCAGTGAATGAACAAAAAACCGGAAACTTAACTCTGGGATATGGATTAAGTAACTGGGGAGTAAAGGGACATCTCGGTTATAGAAGCAACAACGACACTAAAACTCCCGATGGAGTCTTAATTACAAACAGTATTAATCCCGATATAAAAGATACAATTACAGGCGGTTTACTTAGCAATAGCGGTGCAAAGGAACTTGAAGGAGGAGTTTCGTTTGGCACAATAGGAAAGTACGGACAGATTGTAGCAGGCTTTGAACTGTTCAACCGTGATATTCAAATGCATGATATTGATCCGCTCTCCACAGCAAATCAAAAAATAAGAACAAAACAATTTGAGCTTAGCGGCGAATTCAGTCTTAATAAAAAATTAATTCTTGAGCCTGTTATTTCTTATCAGATTCAGTCGCGCAAAGAATTTGAAACTAATACAGATAAAGATGAAGATAATGCTTCGTTAAATCTTGAAATGAAAAATTTTCAGAGTGATTTAAGATTGCAGCATATACTTACCAAAGATATTTCTGGAACAATAGGAGCTTCTTTGACATCAACAATAAATGAAACTTTGGGAATAGAAAAACTTATTCCCAATTACAATTCATCAGCTATTGGTTTCTATGTTTCTGAAAAAATGCAGAAGAAATATTTCTCAGTTTCTATTGGCGGAAGATTTGATACAAAAAATCTTAATGTAGAAAATACGGTATTTGAAACAGATTCCCTCGGCAATACATTAAAATCAGTTTCGGATAGGAATCTTAAGTTTAATGCTTTTACAGGTTCTTTAGGAATTGTAACTCACCCGGTAAGTAATATTGATTTATTTGCAAATCTGGGAAGAGGATGGAGAGCGCCATCGGAGTTTGAACTTTTTGTAGACGGAGAACATGAAGGGACAGGAAGAAACGAAAAAGGGTTGATTACATTAGATTCAACTTCAAATCCTAATCCTGAATCTTCATGGAATATTGACCTGGGGTTAAGAGCAAATTTTAAAAAAATAAATGCATCTTTGTCATTTTTCAATAATATCATTAATGATTTCATCTATCCTGCTCCAACCGGGATTTTCGATTCGACTGCAATGCTTCCTGTTTATAATTTAAGGCAGGCAAAAGGGGTCTTTTGGGGGTTTGAATATTCCCTGCAAATTCAACCTGTAAATTTTATTCTGCTTTCCTTAACCGGTGATTATGTAACAGCAAAGAATGATGCAACCGGAAATTATCTGCCTCTTATTCCTCCGGCAAAAAATATTATTGAAGTAAAATTTCAGGAGAGACAGTTTGGGAATTCTATTTATAATCCATACTTCAGTTTTTCAACAAAAATTGTTTCAGCACAAAACCAGGTTAATCCGCTTGAGACTTCTACTGACGGATATGTTTTATTAAAGACGGGAATAGGATTTGATTTTGTTTTATCCAAGTCAATAGCTTCAATGGATTTTTCAATAGATAATCTTGCAGATACAAAATATGTTGACCATCTCAGCAGGTACAAAACATATGCAATGAATCCGGGAAGAAGTTTTAACCTGAAGCTAAGCGCTCCTTTTAATTTTTAA
- a CDS encoding DUF885 domain-containing protein: MANNFQEFSDKAFNTFLEKDPVHASSLGLHEHDGKLSTLSIEELESVRKEFGELYNELLTFKKEELSGDQPLEFDFIKWILESYFFEHDELQSYKKNPMFYAGALGNIGQYISRDYAPFEERLQSVINLLGGVPTVFENAQKNLEHKCAALHCKYAKLFTEGYVQFFRDDLSAEINKREVSEELIDKYNTASKTAIESIEKYLRFIEETLVPNADDNFRLGEDKFQKMLSIKEHIDLPIDKIKKLGEMELHRLLNEYNELVNVKHPGLDPYVLEEDHPSAATLVEETTGTLNDLIEFIKERDIIEFPEKMNCIVTEMPKYMGFGFAAMDTAGPFEKSDESYYYVNLPEKEWDEKKTEEWMTLFNFPTLKMISIHEAFPGHYTHFLYSNKYANRFAKISMSYTYVEGWAHYTEEMMSDMGYDSFDPKMKLAQLIEALIRCCRYLVAVGLHTEKMTIEEAVQFFMKNAFMPETTARQEAERGAFDPGYLSYTLGKIYLKKLKQMFFDKHKDKELKEFHKRIVSMGCPTYRMAEKYILA; encoded by the coding sequence ATGGCAAACAATTTCCAGGAATTCTCAGATAAAGCATTTAATACCTTCTTAGAGAAAGATCCCGTTCACGCTTCTTCATTAGGACTTCACGAGCATGACGGCAAACTATCAACATTGTCAATTGAAGAACTCGAATCAGTAAGGAAAGAATTCGGTGAACTATACAATGAATTACTTACTTTTAAAAAGGAAGAATTATCAGGCGACCAGCCTCTTGAATTTGATTTTATAAAATGGATACTTGAATCATATTTTTTTGAGCACGATGAACTTCAGAGTTACAAAAAAAATCCAATGTTTTATGCAGGCGCTTTAGGAAATATCGGACAATACATCAGCCGGGATTATGCACCCTTTGAAGAACGTTTACAATCAGTAATCAATTTACTTGGGGGAGTTCCTACGGTGTTTGAAAACGCTCAGAAAAATCTTGAACACAAATGCGCAGCTCTTCATTGCAAATATGCCAAGCTTTTCACTGAAGGGTATGTTCAGTTTTTCAGGGATGATTTATCTGCTGAAATTAATAAACGTGAAGTATCGGAAGAGTTAATTGATAAATACAATACTGCTTCTAAAACAGCTATTGAATCAATTGAAAAGTACCTTAGGTTTATAGAAGAAACATTGGTTCCTAATGCAGATGATAACTTCAGATTAGGAGAGGATAAATTTCAAAAGATGCTAAGCATTAAAGAACACATTGACCTTCCTATTGATAAAATCAAGAAGCTGGGCGAAATGGAATTGCACCGTCTGCTTAATGAATACAACGAGCTTGTTAATGTAAAACATCCTGGACTGGACCCATATGTTCTTGAAGAAGACCATCCTTCTGCTGCTACACTTGTAGAAGAAACAACAGGAACATTGAATGACCTGATTGAATTCATAAAAGAAAGAGATATCATCGAGTTCCCTGAAAAAATGAATTGTATTGTAACTGAAATGCCAAAGTACATGGGTTTCGGTTTTGCTGCTATGGATACAGCAGGACCTTTTGAGAAATCGGATGAATCTTACTACTATGTGAACCTTCCTGAGAAAGAATGGGATGAAAAAAAGACAGAGGAATGGATGACTCTTTTCAACTTCCCTACTTTAAAAATGATCTCTATCCATGAAGCTTTCCCGGGACACTATACACATTTTCTTTACTCAAATAAATATGCAAACAGGTTCGCTAAAATTTCCATGAGCTACACTTATGTTGAAGGATGGGCTCATTATACGGAAGAAATGATGTCAGATATGGGTTACGATTCATTTGATCCCAAAATGAAACTTGCTCAATTGATTGAAGCGCTTATCCGCTGCTGCCGTTACTTAGTCGCAGTCGGGCTGCACACCGAAAAGATGACCATAGAGGAGGCAGTTCAGTTCTTTATGAAGAACGCATTCATGCCTGAAACAACTGCTAGACAGGAAGCCGAACGTGGAGCATTTGATCCGGGATATCTGAGTTATACACTGGGTAAAATATACCTCAAAAAGCTTAAGCAGATGTTCTTTGACAAACACAAAGATAAAGAGCTTAAAGAATTCCATAAACGAATCGTCTCTATGGGCTGCCCGACTTACAGAATGGCAGAAAAATATATACTGGCATAA
- a CDS encoding NTP transferase domain-containing protein, producing MKAIIPVAGFGTRLKPFTLTNPKVLLNVAGKPMIYFVVDQLIKEKLVDEIIFVTGYLGDKFEHYIKKTFDYNYKFLIQEEPKGLGHAIHSAKPGFDKNEDALIILGDTLFDVNLKELTSTDKSVIAVKKVEDPRRFGVVETNQEGLITRFIEKPASKEVSPSNEAITGIYYLKNSDKLFEALEHVINNEITVKGEYQLTDALEYMLSTQKEQMITYPIEGWLDCGKPETMLETNRYLLTKMSKKYNFDGDVKIIEPVYIGENVKIENSIIGPYATINDNCHIKDSKIKDSIINSHTTITDSILHESLVGEHCKIHNQSKKLYLGEYSEI from the coding sequence ATGAAAGCAATAATACCTGTTGCAGGCTTTGGCACAAGACTTAAACCGTTTACTCTTACAAATCCAAAAGTTTTATTAAATGTTGCCGGCAAGCCGATGATTTATTTCGTTGTTGACCAGCTCATAAAAGAAAAGTTAGTCGATGAAATAATATTTGTAACAGGATACTTAGGTGATAAATTTGAACACTATATAAAAAAGACATTCGATTATAATTATAAATTTTTAATTCAGGAAGAACCAAAAGGCCTGGGGCATGCAATTCACTCAGCAAAACCGGGCTTCGATAAAAATGAAGACGCACTTATAATCCTGGGTGATACTCTGTTTGATGTTAATTTAAAAGAACTTACTTCAACTGATAAATCAGTTATTGCTGTTAAGAAAGTAGAAGACCCACGAAGATTCGGAGTTGTAGAAACGAATCAGGAAGGATTAATTACACGCTTCATAGAGAAACCTGCATCAAAAGAAGTATCCCCTTCCAATGAAGCTATTACCGGTATTTATTATTTAAAGAATTCTGATAAACTGTTCGAGGCGCTTGAACATGTTATCAACAATGAAATCACTGTTAAAGGTGAATATCAGCTAACAGATGCGCTTGAATATATGCTATCAACACAGAAAGAACAAATGATAACTTATCCTATTGAAGGATGGCTTGACTGCGGCAAACCTGAAACAATGCTGGAAACCAACCGTTACTTACTTACAAAGATGAGTAAGAAATATAACTTTGACGGCGACGTAAAAATTATAGAACCTGTTTACATAGGAGAAAATGTTAAAATTGAAAACAGCATCATAGGTCCTTATGCAACTATAAACGATAACTGTCACATCAAAGACAGTAAAATAAAAGACAGCATAATTAATTCACATACTACAATTACTGATTCAATATTGCACGAATCGTTAGTCGGTGAACATTGTAAAATTCATAACCAAAGCAAAAAACTATACCTCGGCGAATACTCCGAGATTTAA